DNA from Gammaproteobacteria bacterium:
GTGACGAAATGTTGACACTTACCGCGCAGTCGGAGTTTCAACTGAACCAGATGCTCGACATCCTGCGTCTCAAGCTGAGCAAGCGCGGTATCGACGTGGCCTGCCTGGAACCGGGCAAGATCAACGAAGCCAACCAGCGCGCCACGCAGGAGATCAAGATTCGTCAGGGTATCGACCAGGCCATGGCCAAGCAGCTGGTGCGTATCACCAAGGATGCCAAGCTGAAGGTGCAGGCCTCGGTGCAGGGCGAC
Protein-coding regions in this window:
- a CDS encoding YajQ family cyclic di-GMP-binding protein gives rise to the protein MPSFDVVSEVDSHELTNAVDQTNREISTRYDFKGSGAEVTQSDEMLTLTAQSEFQLNQMLDILRLKLSKRGIDVACLEPGKINEANQRATQEIKIRQGIDQAMAKQLVRITKDAKLKVQASVQGDQVRVTGKKRDDLQAAISLFREADLGLPLQYVNFRD